Proteins found in one Phocoena sinus isolate mPhoSin1 chromosome 5, mPhoSin1.pri, whole genome shotgun sequence genomic segment:
- the LOC116754383 gene encoding serine/arginine-rich splicing factor 7-like has protein sequence MSRYGRYGRETKVYAGNLGTGAGKGELERAFSYYGPLRTVWIARNPPGFAFVEFEDPRDAEDAVRGPDGKVICGSPVRVELSTGMPWRSRFDRPPARRPFDPNDRCYECGEKGHYAYDCHLYSRRRRSRSRSRSHSRSRGRRYSRSRSRSRGRRSRSAPPRRPRSVSLCRSRTASVRRFRSGSIKGSRYFQSRSRSRSRSRSLSQARSS, from the coding sequence ATGTCGCGTTACGGGCGGTACGGAAGAGAAACCAAGGTGTATGCTGGTAACCTGGGAACTGGTGCTGGCAAAGGAGAGTTAGAAAGGGCTTTCAGTTATTATGGTCCCTTAAGAACTGTGTGGATTGCCAGAAATCCTCCGGGATTTGCCTTTGTGGAATTTGAAGATCCTAGAGATGCAGAAGATGCAGTGCGAGGCCCGGATGGGAAAGTGATTTGTGGTTCCCCAGTGAGAGTTGAACTATCAACAGGCATGCCTTGGAGATCTCGTTTTGATAGACCACCTGCCCGACGTCCCTTTGATCCCAATGATAGATGCTATGAGTGTGGCGAAAAGGGACATTATGCTTATGATTGTCATCTCTATAGCCGCCGAAGAAGAAGCAGGTCACGGTCTAGATCACATTCAAGATCCAGAGGTAGGCGATACTCGCGCTCTCGCAGCAGGAGCAGGGGAAGGAGGTCAAGATCAGCACCGCCTCGGCGACCTAGATCTGTGTCTCTTTGTAGATCAAGAACAGCTTCAGTCAGACGATTTAGGTCTGGTTCTATAAAAGGATCGAGGTATTTCCAATCCCGGTCCAGGTCGAGATCAAGATCCAGGTCTCTTTCACAAGCAAGAAGCAGCTGA